One window of Trichomycterus rosablanca isolate fTriRos1 chromosome 2, fTriRos1.hap1, whole genome shotgun sequence genomic DNA carries:
- the scxa gene encoding basic helix-loop-helix transcription factor scleraxis: MSFAMVRPAPSRYLYSDISMMSEDDENGSESSGSDDRSFRLDGSGYELKVGGRKRKPGSSGAGGQLTGVQQIIAGIPVVEPRQRNVANARERDRTNSVNSAFTALRTLIPTEPADRKLSKIETLRLASSYISHLGNVLLVGEACGDGQPCHSGAQSASYYHNHGSPGRDSENSQPKQICTFCLSNQRKMSKDRERKTALRS; encoded by the exons ATGTCATTCGCTATGGTGCGCCCGGCCCCAAGCCGGTACCTTTACTCAGACATCTCCATGATGTCCGAGGATGACGAGAACGGCAGCGAGAGCTCGGGTTCGGATGACCGTTCCTTCCGACTAGACGGCTCGGGCTATGAGCTTAAAGTTGGCGGCAGGAAGCGAAAACCAGGCAGCTCTGGAGCCGGAGGACAGCTCACTGGAGTTCAGCAGATCATCGCAGGCATTCCCGTCGTCGAGCCGCGCCAGAGAAATGTGGCCAACGCGCGGGAACGTGACCGAACCAACAGTGTGAACTCAGCCTTCACGGCCCTCAGGACTCTGATCCCCACCGAGCCGGCCGACCGCAAGCTGTCAAAGATCGAGACCCTGCGTCTCGCTTCCAGTTACATCTCGCACCTGGGCAACGTGCTGTTGGTGGGTGAGGCCTGCGGGGACGGACAGCCGTGCCACAGCGGCGCCCAGTCGGCATCGTACTACCACAATCATGGATCGCCTGGCAGAGATTCGGAGAACTCGCAGCCCAAACAGATCTGCACTTTTTGCCTCAGCAATCAAAGGAAAATG agcaaagacagagagagaaaaacagcCCTGAGGAGTTAA